The stretch of DNA GTTGCGTCACACACGCCGACCCGGCCGGTCACCCGGGCATAGGCGTCGGCTGCAAAGGCGCCGCAGCGCTCGTCATTGATCAGGGCGTGGCGCAGGCCCAGCCGGCGGCAGGCATCATAGAAGGGCAGCAGTTGAAAGCCGCCCATGCCGAACAACGGGCCGATACCATGGGCCAGAAGCATGCGGGCGAGCGCCTCGCCACCGGTGATCGGACCGTCCGGCAGTGCATTGGCACCGGCGGACATGCCATCTTCGCGCGTGGTCATGATAGGATATTCCTCTTATGCGTTCGCTCGACGGCGGAACTTGGCAAACCGGCCCCGGTCCCGCCTCCCCGGGGCGGCGAAACGGCCGTCGGGGATGCGGGTGTGATGATGGAGGCGCGGCGGATCAGATCAGGTCAGGTCGGCTCAGGGGCGTGCGTATCAGACGACATAACCCAGAGCCTTGGGCAGCCAGAGTGCGATGTCGGGCACGGCCATCATCAGGCCTAGCAGCACCACCATCGACAGCACCATCCAGATCACCCAGGGCACGGTGGATTCGATCGGCACCCTGGCGATCCGGGCGGTGACGATCAGATTGACCGCGACCGGCGGCGTGAACTGGCCGATGGCGATGTTCAGGGCCATCAGCACGCCCAGCCAGGTGAGGTTCCAGTCATAGGTCTGGGCCACCGGAATGATCAGCGGCAGGGTGATCAGATAGATCGACACCCCGTCGAGCAGCATGCCGGCGAACAGCAGGATCACCATGATCGCGGCCAGGATCACCCAGCCATTGTCGGTGATCGACAGCAGCGCGTTGGCGGCGCTGTCGAAAGCCCCCAGCGTGCCGCCGGCCCAGGCGAAGATCCCGGCCAGCGCGATGATCAGCATGATCACCGCCGAGGTCTCGGCGCTTTCGGCCATGGCCTTGTAGATGTCGCGGAAGCGGAGTTCCCGATACACGAACAGGCCGATGAAGATGCCGTAGAACACCGCCACGACCGCGGTCTCGGTGGGGGTGAACAGGCCCGAACGCAGGCCACCCAGAATGATCACCGGCGCCATCAGCCCCGGCAGGGCCTGGATGAAGATGTCCATGAACCGCCGCTTCGGGCCGGCATCACCGGCTTCCGTGGCGCCGAAGCCATGCTTGCGCGAGATGATCAGGGTGGGGATGGCGATGAAGATGCCGGCCAGCAGGCCCGGCGTCAGCCCGGCCGCGAACAGCGCCCGGATATCGGTGCCCGGCACCATCACGCCATAGACGATCAGCGCGATCGAGGGTGGAATGAGGATGGCGGTGGAGGCCGCCGCCGCGATGACGCTGGCCGAAAAGGCGTTGGGATAGCCGGCGCGGCGCATGCTGGGGATCATCACCGTCGCGACCGCGGCCGCATCGGCGGGGCCGGAGCCGGCCATGCCGCCCATGATCATGCAGACCACGATGGCGACCACCGCCAGCCCGCCACGACGCGGGCCGACGAAATAGGCGGCGAATTCGACCAGACGGCGCGCGACCCCCGAGCGTTCGAAGATGACGCCGGTCAGCACGAACAGCGGGATCGCGATCAGCGGGTATTTCGCGATGCTGTTATAGGTGTTGGTGCCAACCGTGCCCAGCGCGTACTGGTCGAGCCCGGTGAGGATACCGGCGACGCCCGACAGGCCAAGGGCGACCGCGATCGGCGTGCCCAGCAGCAGCAGCAGCAGAAAGGCGCCGATCAGGATGATATTGGCCGACAGCATCATGCGCTGGTCCCCCGCTTGGCACCGGTCGGATCGGCGGCATCACCGGGCAGCACGTCGTCGCCGGTGGCCGGATCGGTCAGCATCGCATCCGTCTTGTGGGCGCGCCATTCGCGCCGCGCACGGCCGATGACCCGGGCGATGATCGCCAGCGAGATCAGCGGCAGCCACACGGTATAGATCCAGCTCGGATAACCCAGCGCCGGCGAGGTTTCGCCGAATTCCCACTCATCCAATGTCAGTTTGGTGCCATACCAGGCGACCAGCGCGAACATGATCAGGGTCAGGGCATGGGTCAGCATCATCACCGAGATGCGGGCGGTGCGTGGCAGACGATCGACGATGGCGGTGATGCGGATATGGCCGCCACGGGTAAAGGCCAGGGAAGCACCGATCATGGTCATGAAGACCAGAAGAAAGATCGAGATTTCCTCGGTGGCGGCGAATGAGGCATTGGTGGCATAGCGCACCACCACATTGCCGAAGCTGATCACGCAGATGCCGGCCATCGCGGCAGCGGCCAGAACCTCTTCCACACGGCCACTGACGGCCGGGCGGTCGACGTCGCGGACGGCTTCGGGCTCGTCATCTTGCACGGGGCTGGAGGCCACGGCGATCGTTCCCCGATTGTTGAAGGACAAGGTGTGCGGCGCCGCCGGAACGGCGCCGCGCCGGGGTGGCGATCCGCTTACTGCTTGCGGTTGGCCACCGACTCCTCGGCCGTCTTCACCAGATCGGGGCCGATCTCCTTGGCCCACTTCTCATAGACGCCACGGGTGGCGTCGACAAAGGCCTGACGCTCGGCATCCGACAGGCGGGTGATGGTGACACCCATGCCCTCGATGTCCTTCAGGGTCGAGTCATCCTGCGCGGTGATGCCCTTGCGGGCGACCTCAACACCATAGACGCCGGCATCCACGGCGGCCTTGCGCAGCAGATCCTGATCTTCCGGGGTGAAGGTCTCCCAGACCCGCTTGCTGACGCCGAAGATCAGCGGATCGGCGACATAGCCCCACAGCGTCACATGCTTCTGGCCGACATTCTGAAGCTTGGCGACGGTGAAGATGCTGAGCGGGTTTTCCTGGCCGTCGACGGCGCCGGTCGCCAGCGCCGGCTGGGCATCGGCCCAGCTCATCTGGGTGGGGTTGGCGCCAAGCGCGGTGAAGGTGTCGAGATAGAGCGGCGAGCCGACCACGCGGATCTTCAGGCCGTTCAGATCGGCCGGGGTCTTCACGTCGAGCTTGGAATTGGTCAGCTCGCGGAAGCCGTTCTCGGCCCAGCCCAGCGGCACCACGCCGC from Tistrella bauzanensis encodes:
- a CDS encoding TRAP transporter small permease; this translates as MASSPVQDDEPEAVRDVDRPAVSGRVEEVLAAAAMAGICVISFGNVVVRYATNASFAATEEISIFLLVFMTMIGASLAFTRGGHIRITAIVDRLPRTARISVMMLTHALTLIMFALVAWYGTKLTLDEWEFGETSPALGYPSWIYTVWLPLISLAIIARVIGRARREWRAHKTDAMLTDPATGDDVLPGDAADPTGAKRGTSA
- a CDS encoding TRAP transporter large permease, whose amino-acid sequence is MSANIILIGAFLLLLLLGTPIAVALGLSGVAGILTGLDQYALGTVGTNTYNSIAKYPLIAIPLFVLTGVIFERSGVARRLVEFAAYFVGPRRGGLAVVAIVVCMIMGGMAGSGPADAAAVATVMIPSMRRAGYPNAFSASVIAAAASTAILIPPSIALIVYGVMVPGTDIRALFAAGLTPGLLAGIFIAIPTLIISRKHGFGATEAGDAGPKRRFMDIFIQALPGLMAPVIILGGLRSGLFTPTETAVVAVFYGIFIGLFVYRELRFRDIYKAMAESAETSAVIMLIIALAGIFAWAGGTLGAFDSAANALLSITDNGWVILAAIMVILLFAGMLLDGVSIYLITLPLIIPVAQTYDWNLTWLGVLMALNIAIGQFTPPVAVNLIVTARIARVPIESTVPWVIWMVLSMVVLLGLMMAVPDIALWLPKALGYVV
- a CDS encoding DctP family TRAP transporter solute-binding subunit, translated to MMMRVFKTAAGAVAAAALMVTALSAQAADYKEEYKVSTVVPAPFPWGLAAEKWVELVRERSDGRINMKVYPGAQLVSGDQTKEFAAMRQGIIDMAVGSTINWSPQVKELNIFSMPFLMPDYAALDALTQGPVGKELFSIIEKRGVVPLGWAENGFRELTNSKLDVKTPADLNGLKIRVVGSPLYLDTFTALGANPTQMSWADAQPALATGAVDGQENPLSIFTVAKLQNVGQKHVTLWGYVADPLIFGVSKRVWETFTPEDQDLLRKAAVDAGVYGVEVARKGITAQDDSTLKDIEGMGVTITRLSDAERQAFVDATRGVYEKWAKEIGPDLVKTAEESVANRKQ